The Cellulophaga sp. L1A9 genome window below encodes:
- a CDS encoding ABC transporter ATP-binding protein, whose translation MIKIENLHKKFGKTPILMGLDLSIKQSGIFAILGPNGSGKTTLIKCILGMVVPNKGTIAINGDLIKNKWKYRQEIEYLPQIANFPSNLKVKELIRMIKDLRQKPSDEERLIERFELEPFLDKKLSILSGGTKQKVNIVIAFMFDNPLIILDEPTTGLDPVALIKLKELIQIEKQKGKTILVSSHIMQFVEEIADEIVYLLEGKIYFKGSIAALKEKTQQTNVEHAIAAIAKPVSHV comes from the coding sequence ATGATTAAGATAGAAAATTTACATAAAAAATTTGGAAAGACTCCTATTCTCATGGGGTTAGATCTAAGCATTAAACAAAGTGGCATTTTTGCCATTTTAGGACCTAATGGCTCTGGTAAGACGACGTTAATTAAGTGCATATTAGGTATGGTAGTCCCGAACAAAGGTACTATTGCCATAAATGGAGATTTAATTAAAAATAAATGGAAATATAGACAAGAAATTGAATATTTACCTCAGATTGCCAACTTTCCTAGTAATCTTAAAGTCAAAGAATTAATTCGGATGATTAAAGATTTAAGGCAGAAACCAAGCGATGAAGAACGTTTAATTGAACGCTTTGAATTGGAGCCATTTCTAGATAAAAAATTATCCATTCTTTCTGGAGGTACCAAACAGAAAGTGAATATTGTTATTGCATTTATGTTTGATAATCCTTTGATTATTCTTGATGAACCTACTACAGGTCTAGATCCTGTGGCATTAATCAAATTAAAAGAACTCATTCAAATAGAAAAACAAAAAGGAAAGACCATACTTGTTTCCTCACACATCATGCAGTTTGTAGAAGAGATAGCAGATGAAATTGTATATCTTTTAGAAGGGAAAATATACTTTAAAGGAAGTATAGCAGCGCTAAAAGAAAAAACACAACAAACGAATGTAGAACATGCCATTGCGGCAATTGCAAAACCTGTGTCACATGTTTAA